tgatttttttaatgtaattaacaTACTTTTTATTGTTAACTTTATGGCGTTGGTGCTTCATTTCCTACTCAgttattttccaattttaccACATTTATTACCAAACATTTTCAGTAtcattatttatcatattagaACAGTGTGAATCACTAATTGGTTGATTGCAAGCAAGAGAAGTCACGTTCTTTCAAAGCTTGACatgtaattatgaaaaaaaacgTGATATTGAGTCCTTATTTCAGGTATGACCTTTTTCTGTTGTTTGGTTAAAAAGAATCTCATTACTCGTTCGTGCTACATTATGCCATTGATCAtgaaaatgtaatattatttgCCTGATGAATTTTGAACTCATTTCTTAGTGGTGATTCAAAGTTATCCAGAAGTCGAGTTAGGGATCACTCTTTAATGTCTAGGCTAACCTAGCTGTCAAGCATACGAAATAGCTGTTTCTGCTACCATTTTCAAGAATTGCTATAAAACGCATTAACTTGCTAACATTTCGCACGAGGCAATGTTACTAGTTATGGTTTCAAAGCAACTGAACcatacatatttttcttttatagtttgatttaaattacaaaaacatcAAAGACTTTTCCAAGCGGTTGGAAAATCTCATCACCTTTAATCagaattatcttcaattttgaCAGTCTCAAGTGCAATCTTTCCCTCTTGATAGCACTTGTAGTTGATGTCACCATAACATTTAACGTTTCTGTATAACCTAGGCCGCGACTCATCTATAAGACCCTCTACAGGTCCAATCTCGTTCTCAGGATCTGGTTCATTGAACATTGCCAAAGACATCCTCATCTTTTCTGTGTTTGTCACAACCCTGTGCATTATGCTCTTGAATATTCCATTACTCATGATCTGCAACAGTGCCAAACTTCATTAACTAACACTGATTCCACCTCAAAAACTAGTTAATGACGCATCACCAACAAGTAAGCAAGTACAAAAATAGTATATCATTAAGCTTGGAGATTTTTTATTACTCATCAAGTAGAACAACGAGTTCTTGAGATAGAATAGAACCCAGTTTACCTGCATTTGATCGCCCAGATTGACAACAAAGGCATCGGGCATTGTGGGAACACTGACCCAATTGTCATTTATCAGAACTTCAAGACCTTCCACTTCTTTGTCTTGCAATAGGACTGTGATTCCTGATCTATCTGTGTGAGGCTTGACGCCAAGGACCAAATCAGGCCTAGAACAACGTGGATAGAAGTTGAACCTCGCCAGCATCAATGATTCTTCACCAAACTGGTCCAGGAAGCTACCCTCTTCCAAATTCAGTGACCTTGCCATGGATCTCAAGAGATAATCCATCATTGATTTCACTTTCGCCGAAAAATCCTCTAATTTCTCACTGCATTATGTTAAGAAAATTGAGCCCAGTAATTACTCTACTTCAGTATGTGACAGAAATTTCTCATTTAGATAATGTATCCTCAAGAAATCCTCTTTCTAACAGATGAGTTTAGAATA
This genomic stretch from Vigna radiata var. radiata cultivar VC1973A chromosome 7, Vradiata_ver6, whole genome shotgun sequence harbors:
- the LOC106767100 gene encoding codeine O-demethylase; translated protein: MAGNLLVLEEKSVAKSVQQMSMEGDEPPSQYIVKGNSFVSKDSSALVPIPIIDLSLLSSEGEIQKLRSALTSAGCFQAIGHGMSSSYLDKIRELAKEFFALPEEEKQKYARAVNESEGYGNDRVVSDKQVLDWSYRLSLRIFPEKKRRLSLWPKIPSDFSEKLEDFSAKVKSMMDYLLRSMARSLNLEEGSFLDQFGEESLMLARFNFYPRCSRPDLVLGVKPHTDRSGITVLLQDKEVEGLEVLINDNWVSVPTMPDAFVVNLGDQMQIMSNGIFKSIMHRVVTNTEKMRMSLAMFNEPDPENEIGPVEGLIDESRPRLYRNVKCYGDINYKCYQEGKIALETVKIEDNSD